TCCGAGCCCGCGTAGACGGACAGGTTGTGCCCGCCGGTCGGGGCGCCCGCCTTGCCGGAGGAGCCGGCCGGGACGGTGGCGATGCCCAGGTTGTTCTTGTCCTTGAAGGCGGAACCCTTGTAGAAGTTCGTGATCTCCCACGGGCCCTGGATGATCGAGGCGACCTTGCCGTTGACGAACGCCTCCTGGATGTGGGCGTAGGCGTCGGCGGTGGTGTCGGCCTTGTGCAGGCCCTTGCCGTTGAACAGGGACTGCCAGGTGGCGTAGCCCTTCTTGGCGGCGGGCGAGGTGACCGTGATCTTCTTGGCGTCGACGTCGACGGTGTCGGCGCCCTCGCCGTAGAGGAAGGACTGGGCGTAGTAGGACTGGGTGGAGCCCCAGTAGCCGTCGACGCCGGTCTTGGCCTTGATCGTGGCGGCGGCCTTCTTCAGGTCGTCCCAGGTCTTGGGGGCCTCGACGCCGGCCTTCTCGAACAGCGCCTTGTTGTAGACGAGGGCCAGGGTGTCCGTGGTGAAGGGGACGCCGTAGGTCTTGCCCTCGTACTTGGCCTGCTCGATCAGGTTGGGCTTGAACTTGGACTGCTCGGTCAGGGCCTCGGTGCCGTCCAGCGGCAGGAAGAAGCCCTTCTTGGCGAACGCCGGGGTCCAGCCGACCTCGGAGCGCAGCACGTCAGGGGCGCCCTTGGAACCGGCGGCCGTGTCGAACTTGTTCTGCGCCTGGTCGAAGGGGACGTTGACGTACTTGACCTTGATGCCCTTGTTGGCGGCCTCGAACTCCTTGACCAGCGCCTGGTACGTCGGTGCCTCGTTGGTCGCGTTGGAGGTGTCCCACCAGGTGATGGTGACCGGCCCGTCCGAGCTGTCGCTGCTGTCGTCTCCGCCGCAGGCCGTCGCCGCGAGGGCGAGGGACGCCACCAGCGCGGTGGCCGCTATGCCACGCCGCATGAGTTCTCCTTGAGGGTGAAAGCCCGAGTGTGGGCCGCCTGGGCCCCTGACAGGGCGCGGCCCCGTCTGCCGCTCCCTGCCGACTGCCGACTGCGCCGAGGGGGACCCCCCGCTCGGGCGGTGCCGAGAGTGGGGGAGGCAGCCGGGCGACGTGAACGTAACAGCGATGCAATAGTTGCGAAAGACCTTGCAGAAAAAAAGTGCAAGGTGTCACCGA
Above is a genomic segment from Streptomyces glaucescens containing:
- a CDS encoding extracellular solute-binding protein, which encodes MRRGIAATALVASLALAATACGGDDSSDSSDGPVTITWWDTSNATNEAPTYQALVKEFEAANKGIKVKYVNVPFDQAQNKFDTAAGSKGAPDVLRSEVGWTPAFAKKGFFLPLDGTEALTEQSKFKPNLIEQAKYEGKTYGVPFTTDTLALVYNKALFEKAGVEAPKTWDDLKKAAATIKAKTGVDGYWGSTQSYYAQSFLYGEGADTVDVDAKKITVTSPAAKKGYATWQSLFNGKGLHKADTTADAYAHIQEAFVNGKVASIIQGPWEITNFYKGSAFKDKNNLGIATVPAGSSGKAGAPTGGHNLSVYAGSDEAHQKAALKFVNFMTSAKAQETIALKNNTLPTRDDAYTAKVKADPGIAGYQTVLSAAQPRPALPEYSSLWGPLDDELLKVAGGKVSLDEGLSNAETAIAKLVPDFSK